The stretch of DNA AATCCAAAGCGAAAACCAGCGTACGCACTACTACCGTTAAACGCGGAGCATAATGCCTTTGCATCCGGAATTACCCCAACGTCCGCAGCGTAATTTTCTTACGCAGGATATGGCTATTGATTCCTGGGAAAAACTCCTGCCTTATTTTCAATCACTCACCGACCGTGAATTGAATCAGGTGGCCGATTTGGAAAAATGGCTGCAGGATCGTTCAGAGCTGGAAGCGGTAGTGGAAGAAGAAGGGGCTTGGAGGTACATCCGCATGACCATCAACACCAAGGATGAGAAAGCGGTGGAATTGTACACGTATTTTGTCAGTGAAATTGAACCTCAGATTGCGCCTTATCACGATAAGCTGAACCGCAAGTTGATGGAATCGCCATTGGTGAGATTGCTCAATAAGGAAAAGTACTTCATTTATCTTCGGTCCATCGAACAGGAATTGCAATTGTTCCGTGAAGTGAACGTTCCCATCATTGCAGAAATTCAAAACGAATCGCAAAAATACGGAGCCATTACCGGTGCGCAGAGTGTGGACTACGATGGGAAAACCATCACCATGCCCAAAGCGGCGACCTTCTTAAAGAGCACCAATCGTGAAGAGCGCGAAAAGGTGTTCCGTTTAATGACGGAGCGTCGCGAACAGGATACTCCTGCATTGGATGAACTGTTCGATAAACTATTAGGTCTTCGTCACACGGTGGCCTTAAATGCGGGATTCTCCAATTACCGCGATTATATGTTTGCATCGCTCGGACGGTTCGACTACAACGTAAGCGATTGCGAAAATTTTCATTCGTCCATCCAAAGCGAAATTCTTCCCATTACCAAAGGATTTATGGAAGAACGCAAACGGAAAATGAATCTGGAACGATTGATGCCCTGGGATACGGAAGTGGATATTTCCGGAAAACCGGCCTTGCATCCTTTCGAAAACGGAAAACAATTGGTGGAACTTACCATTAAAGCATTCCATCGCATTAAACCGTATTTCGGCGAGTGCATTTCCATTATGAATCAAATGGGACATCTCGATCTGGAATCGAAAGATGGAAAAGCCCCGGGTGGATACAATTATCCTTTGTATGAAATTGGTGTCCCCTTCATTTTTATGAATGCAGTAGGCACGCAGCGTGATTTAGTGACCATGGTTCACGAAGGTGGACATGCCATTCATTCATTTCTTACCCGCGATCTGGAATTAACCGCATTTAAAGGATTACCCAGTGAGGTGGCAGAACTTGCTTCCATGAGCATGGAATTACTAAGCATGGATGCATGGGATGAATTTTATTCCGACGCTTCGGAATTGAAACGTGCCAAGCGTGATCAGCTCGAAAAAATTCTAAGCATTTTACCGTGGATTGCTACGGTAGATAAATTTCAGCATTGGTTGTACACCCACCACACGCATACGCGTGATGAACGTGCGCAGGCGTGGCTGGGTTGTCAGGAAGAATTTTCTACGAAAACGGTGGACTGGACCGAATTTCATTTTGCGCAAAAAAGTGCATGGCAAAAACAATTGCACATCTATGAAGTTCCATTCTACTACATCGAATACGGAATGGCTCAATTAGGTGCTATTGCCATTTGGAGGAATTACAAAAAAAATCCGGAACAAGCTGTTCAGCAATACATCAATGCATTGTCGCTCGGTTACACCAAATCCATTCCCGAAATTTATGCTGCCGCCGGAATTGAATTTAATTTCTCGCGTAATTATGTTCGCGAACTGGCCGATTTTGTAAAGGCCGAACTGGAAAAATTAAAAGACTAAAACAAATCAATCATGTTACAGCGCATTCAGACCATCTACCTTTTGCTGGCCTCCATTTGTGTTTTTTTAATGTACGCTTTTTCATTTGCGAAAATCGATGTGGTTACCAGCGAATATATTTTTTCGTTCAAAGGTTTGGAAGTGGATGGAAAGAATATCGTGGATATTCCATTTGCGATTATTATCGGATTGTTGGCGGTGTATACCCTGGCAACTATTTTCCTTTTTAAAAATCGTCCCGCGCAATTGAAAATGGGACGCTTAAACTATTTGCTTCACCTGGTGCTGGTTGTTACTTTGTTTTTCTCTGCCGATGCAGCCATGGAAAAATTACCGAACGGAAGTGCAGCCATTATTTCTTACGGCGTAGGATTTTATTTGCCCGTTGCAGCCATCGCATTTTTGTTTTTGGCCAATCGTGCAATTAAAGCAGATGAGAAGTTGGTAAAATCGCTCGAACGTTTGCGTTAATTACAGCAGATTTACTCCCACAATTAAAAACAGGAGTCCGAATAAAATCAGCACTCCTACATTGATAATAAATCCTACCGTTGCCGGTTTTTCGAGCCATTTTAGTGTAGATCGATCTGTAAGGGTGGAAATGTCGCGTTTGGCGGAAACGGAGAGTCGCAGACCTAAAAATGCGAGTAATAATCCGCCCAGAAACCACAAAATTACCAATGGAGCACCGGCAAAGGCCATGGTCATTCCAACGGCGGTTAATCCAACAGCGGCCACTCCTGCGGCAATAGAAAATGCACCTTTGCGACGAATCGATTTTTCGGTTACCACCTTTCTGATGGTGTTTTGTTCTTCCTTTAATTCGTCAACATACTGCACCTCTACAGGTGATGACAATGGAACAGGGGAAATTATTTCTGTTGGTTCAGCAATGGAATCGCTCTTTCTGATTTCTGTTTTTACCAGGAGATCTTCAGAAATGACATCCAGCTGTTCAGGGGAAGCTTGCTCGGTGTGGTTTACGGCTCTTAAAATGATTTTTCCGCTTCGGATGGAGCAGGAGCTGAGTATTAGCAAGAGAATATAAAGTGCCGGTCGAAACATGAATGTGCAAAATAAGCAAAATACTTCGGCCCGACTTTTTACTTGCTTCAACATTTTCCTTATTTTAGGCCTATGTCGCAACGCCACGTAGTAGTTATTGGTAATGGAATTTCCGGGACTTCCTTTGCACGTGCATTGCGTAAACGAAGCAATCATCGCATTACACTTATTTCATCGGAGTCCGACTATTTCTTTTCGCGTCCCGCTATGATGTATGTGTACATGGGACAATTACGTGAGGAGCAACTGAAACCTTATGGCGACGATTTCTGGGAAAAAAATAAAATTGAACGCAAGCGCGCGTTTGTCCAGCGCATCGATCCCTCCACTTCGCTGTTGCATTTCGACGACGGTAGTTCCATGGTCTACGATGACCTGGTGATTGCTTCCGGATCTGAACGCGAATCGGTGCATTGGCACGGCGAACATTTTGGTGCTATACACGGATTTGTAACACTCGATGATTTACAAATGATCACTCAGCAATCCGATTCCATCCGCAAAGCGGTGGTTATTGGGGGGGGACTAATTGGTGTTGAATTGGCGGAGATGTTCCGCAGTAAAAATATTCAGGTAACCTACCTCGTTCGCGAGTTTCAATTTTGGAATCGCGTTTTACCGGATCATGAATCAAGCATGATTGAACAACACCTGGTGGCCGATCATGGGGTGAACCTTAAAATGGGTGTGGAGGTAAAAGAATTTAAAGGCGATGAAGAAGGAAATGTGAGAGCAGTTATCACCACAAGTGGTGAAGAAATTGATTGCGACTTTGCCGGAATTTGCATTGGTGTAAAACCCAGAATCGGATTTTTAGCGGAGAGTGGCATTCAATGCAACAAAGGCATTTTAATTGATGCTTCATTTCGCACATCCGTAAAAAATATTTATGCCATTGGCGATTGCGCAGAATTTTCTCCTGCATTACCGGGACGTTTAGCCATTGAGCAAAATTGGTACACCGGAAGAATGCATGGCGAAACGCTGGCCG from Flavobacteriales bacterium encodes:
- a CDS encoding M3 family oligoendopeptidase, with translation MPLHPELPQRPQRNFLTQDMAIDSWEKLLPYFQSLTDRELNQVADLEKWLQDRSELEAVVEEEGAWRYIRMTINTKDEKAVELYTYFVSEIEPQIAPYHDKLNRKLMESPLVRLLNKEKYFIYLRSIEQELQLFREVNVPIIAEIQNESQKYGAITGAQSVDYDGKTITMPKAATFLKSTNREEREKVFRLMTERREQDTPALDELFDKLLGLRHTVALNAGFSNYRDYMFASLGRFDYNVSDCENFHSSIQSEILPITKGFMEERKRKMNLERLMPWDTEVDISGKPALHPFENGKQLVELTIKAFHRIKPYFGECISIMNQMGHLDLESKDGKAPGGYNYPLYEIGVPFIFMNAVGTQRDLVTMVHEGGHAIHSFLTRDLELTAFKGLPSEVAELASMSMELLSMDAWDEFYSDASELKRAKRDQLEKILSILPWIATVDKFQHWLYTHHTHTRDERAQAWLGCQEEFSTKTVDWTEFHFAQKSAWQKQLHIYEVPFYYIEYGMAQLGAIAIWRNYKKNPEQAVQQYINALSLGYTKSIPEIYAAAGIEFNFSRNYVRELADFVKAELEKLKD
- a CDS encoding DUF4293 domain-containing protein, with the translated sequence MLQRIQTIYLLLASICVFLMYAFSFAKIDVVTSEYIFSFKGLEVDGKNIVDIPFAIIIGLLAVYTLATIFLFKNRPAQLKMGRLNYLLHLVLVVTLFFSADAAMEKLPNGSAAIISYGVGFYLPVAAIAFLFLANRAIKADEKLVKSLERLR
- a CDS encoding NAD(P)/FAD-dependent oxidoreductase; translated protein: MSQRHVVVIGNGISGTSFARALRKRSNHRITLISSESDYFFSRPAMMYVYMGQLREEQLKPYGDDFWEKNKIERKRAFVQRIDPSTSLLHFDDGSSMVYDDLVIASGSERESVHWHGEHFGAIHGFVTLDDLQMITQQSDSIRKAVVIGGGLIGVELAEMFRSKNIQVTYLVREFQFWNRVLPDHESSMIEQHLVADHGVNLKMGVEVKEFKGDEEGNVRAVITTSGEEIDCDFAGICIGVKPRIGFLAESGIQCNKGILIDASFRTSVKNIYAIGDCAEFSPALPGRLAIEQNWYTGRMHGETLAEIISGSPSVYRPSNYFNSSKLFDIEFQVYSRETVLSDKLKSVFWENHAQRRCIRIYYDDSTLRFEGVSALGIRLRHEVCDRWLNENKSVEDVLTHLCDLNFDQEFALPFEQEVLDLYNRESGKNLRLKKRDFKRIFQWR